In Quercus robur chromosome 10, dhQueRobu3.1, whole genome shotgun sequence, a genomic segment contains:
- the LOC126703321 gene encoding protein NRT1/ PTR FAMILY 2.11-like isoform X1, producing the protein MEKNDKETMEKNPKAVTTDEPEIKYRGWKSMPFIIGNETFEKLGAIGTLSNLLIYLTTVFNLKSITATNIINIFNGTTNFSTLLGAYLCDTYFGRYKTLGFATIASFMGLLVIQLTAAIKKLHPPHCGSAENTCKGPTAGQMAFLLTGFGLLIVGAAGIRPCNLAFGADQFNPKTESGKRGINSFFNWYFFTFTFAQMVSVTLIVYVQSNVSWAIGLGIPAILMLIACALFFMGSKMYVKVKATGSPMTSVVQVLVVAVKRRGLNPPEQPSLSLFNHLPTSSINAKLSYTDQFRFLDKAATVTPQDQINPDGSSANPWKLCTMQQVEEVKCVVRVIPIWAAAIIYYIAIVQQNTFAVFQALQSDRHLGNTNFQIPAASYVVFLMLSLTIFIPIYDRIVVPFLRKITGKEGGITILQRIGIGIFLSVITMIVSALVEERRRTIALTKPTIGIVPRKGAISSMSALWLVPQLVLAGLTEAFASVGQVEFYYKQFPENMRSIGGSLFYCGMAGSSYLSSFLISIIHRTTREAATGNWLPEDLNKGRLDYFYYTIAALGVLNFGYFLVCAKWYKYKGVSKDTLEVNLGSTLPQKTTV; encoded by the exons atggagaaGAATGATAAAGAAACCATGGAGAAGAACCCGAAAGCTGTTACAACTGATGAGCCTGAGATTAAATACAGAGGATGGAAATCCATGCCATTTATCATAG GAAATGAAACTTTTGAGAAGCTGGGAGCCATTGGCACCTTATCCAACCTCTTGATCTATCTTACTACTGTCTTCAACCTGAAGAGCATTACAGCTACAAATATTATTAACATCTTCAATGGCACAACCAATTTTTCCACCTTGCTTGGAGCTTACCTTTGTGACACTTACTTTGGTCGCTACAAGACTTTGGGATTTGCAACAATTGCCTCTTTTATG GGATTGCTAGTGATACAACTAACAGCAGCAATCAAGAAGCTCCACCCACCCCACTGTGGATCAGCAGAGAACACATGCAAAGGGCCAACAGCAGGACAAATGGCATTTTTGCTTACTGGATTTGGACTACTTATAGTAGGAGCTGCTGGCATCAGGCCATGCAACTTGGCCTTTGGAGCAGACCAGTTCAACCCCAAAACAGAATCTGGAAAGAGGGGAATCAATAGCTTTTTCAATTGGTACTTCTTTACCTTTACCTTTGCCCAGATGGTATCTGTTACACTCATTGTGTATGTGCAATCCAATGTGAGCTGGGCTATAGGTTTAGGAATTCCAGCAATTCTGATGCTCATTGCATGTGCACTCTTCTTCATGGGTTCAAAAATGTATGTGAAAGTGAAAGCCACTGGTAGTCCCATGACCAGTGTGGTACAGGTTTTAGTGGTTGCTGTTAAGAGAAGGGGGTTAAATCCACCAGAACAACCATCGTTGTCCCTCTTCAACCATCTGCCAACTAGTTCTATCAACGCCAAGCTTTCTTACACAGACCAATTCAG ATTCCTTGACAAAGCAGCAACTGTGACCCCCCAAGACCAAATTAACCCAGATGGATCTTCTGCCAATCCATGGAAACTTTGCACAATGCAGCAAGTGGAAGAAGTGAAATGCGTGGTGAGAGTGATTCCCATATGGGCTGCAGCCATCATATACTATATCGCTATAGTCCAACAGAATACTTTTGCAGTCTTTCAAGCCCTTCAATCCGACAGGCACCTTGGAAACACCAATTTCCAGATCCCAGCTGCATCCTACGTTGTCTTCTTGATGCTGAGCTTGACCATTTTTATACCCATCTATGACAGAATAGTTGTTCCGTTCCTCCGAAAGATCACGGGAAAAGAAGGCGGCATCACAATCCTCCAGAGGATAGGCATTGGCATATTTCTCTCCGTAATTACCATGATAGTATCTGCCTTGGTGGAAGAGCGTCGAAGGACCATAGCTCTAACCAAGCCAACAATAGGAATTGTACCAAGAAAAGGTGCAATTTCCTCAATGTCAGCTCTATGGTTGGTTCCTCAACTCGTACTTGCCGGATTAACTGAAGCGTTTGCTTCAGTTGGCCAAGTTGAATTCTACTACAAGCAATTCCCCGAGAACATGAGAAGCATTGGAGGGTCTCTTTTCTACTGTGGCATGGCAGGTTCAAGTTATTTGAGTAGTTTCCTGATATCAATAATTCATCGGACCACAAGGGAGGCTGCAACCGGAAATTGGTTACCAGAAGATCTTAACAAGGGAAGATTGGATTACTTTTATTACACAATAGCTGCTCTGGGGGTATTGAACTTTGGCTACTTTCTAGTATGTGCGAAATGGTATAAGTACAAAGGGGTTAGCAAGGATACCCTTGAAGTCAACCTAGGATCTACACTACCTCAAAAAACTACTGTTTGA